The Chryseobacterium sp. 52 genome includes a region encoding these proteins:
- a CDS encoding CPBP family intramembrane glutamic endopeptidase has product MSLNGKYVLGILLTFVLLAAVMLYVFPFIYFITGIKAFTPINFFYTRIALWTVLFLVFLYHFVIEKKSFLIWKEKKYSALFYIKAVIALYLICAFGGAFLNLMIQLLTQEGMSKKLVQISSVFKNNYLLIIFTCLTAGAVEELLMRGYIQPRVEKIYNNQYLGVFISAALFGILHSTYGTIGQVVIPFFIGAVFALFYKKYSNIKILIICHFMYDFVSMMIMNFMDIKHLSAF; this is encoded by the coding sequence ATGAGTTTGAACGGAAAATATGTATTAGGCATCCTGCTTACCTTTGTACTTCTTGCCGCAGTAATGCTTTATGTTTTTCCTTTTATCTATTTTATCACAGGAATAAAGGCATTTACCCCTATTAATTTCTTTTATACCAGGATTGCTCTTTGGACGGTTCTTTTTTTGGTTTTTCTTTATCATTTTGTCATTGAGAAAAAGTCTTTTCTGATATGGAAAGAAAAGAAGTACTCGGCTTTATTTTATATAAAAGCAGTCATTGCTCTGTATTTAATCTGTGCTTTTGGCGGTGCTTTCCTGAATCTTATGATCCAGCTTTTAACCCAGGAAGGAATGAGCAAAAAACTGGTTCAGATATCATCCGTTTTCAAGAATAATTATTTATTGATTATCTTTACATGCCTTACTGCAGGAGCTGTTGAAGAACTTCTGATGAGGGGATATATCCAGCCCAGAGTTGAAAAAATATATAATAATCAATATCTCGGTGTTTTTATTTCCGCAGCATTATTCGGGATTCTGCACAGTACTTACGGAACAATTGGACAGGTTGTAATTCCTTTCTTTATTGGAGCCGTTTTTGCTTTATTTTATAAAAAATATTCGAACATAAAAATTCTGATCATCTGCCATTTCATGTATGACTTTGTATCAATGATGATTATGAATTTTATGGACATTAAACATTTATCTGCATTCTAA
- the yaaA gene encoding peroxide stress protein YaaA yields the protein MKIITSPAKLMNVENSTDLLRSSTPKFIEEAEFIQSYLKHKSPKYLSDLMEISSKLADENWERNQKWKAKPTAKESAPAMFAFTGEVYRGLDAKNLDKNAIDYLQKNYRMLSGLYGLLKPSDKVMLYRLEMGRHFEFDQYKNLYEFWREKITEQLNSEMKKGEFLLHLASNEYGKVIDRKKLNHKVIDFDFYELKEGKLKTIVVYTKHARGLVVRFCAETNAKTLDDVKAFNYDGYLIDEEKSTDTKLVFTR from the coding sequence ATGAAAATTATAACTTCTCCAGCGAAACTGATGAACGTTGAGAATTCAACAGACCTATTGAGATCATCTACTCCAAAATTCATCGAGGAAGCTGAATTTATACAATCTTATCTAAAACATAAATCGCCAAAATATCTTTCCGATTTAATGGAAATATCCTCAAAACTGGCTGATGAAAACTGGGAAAGAAACCAGAAATGGAAAGCAAAGCCTACGGCAAAAGAATCTGCACCGGCTATGTTTGCTTTTACAGGCGAGGTTTACAGAGGGCTTGATGCAAAAAATCTGGACAAAAATGCCATCGATTATCTGCAGAAAAACTACAGAATGCTTTCCGGGCTTTATGGCTTGCTGAAACCTTCTGATAAAGTAATGCTTTACAGATTGGAAATGGGACGTCACTTTGAGTTCGATCAATATAAAAATCTCTATGAATTCTGGAGAGAAAAAATCACGGAACAGTTGAATTCTGAAATGAAAAAAGGAGAATTTCTCCTTCACCTGGCCAGTAATGAATACGGAAAAGTGATCGACAGAAAGAAACTGAACCACAAGGTGATTGATTTTGATTTCTATGAACTGAAAGAAGGAAAGCTGAAAACAATTGTCGTTTACACCAAACATGCCAGAGGTCTTGTCGTAAGGTTCTGCGCAGAAACCAATGCCAAAACGTTGGATGATGTAAAAGCGTTCAACTATGACGGCTACCTGATTGATGAAGAAAAATCTACAGATACAAAACTGGTTTTTACGAGATAA
- the prmC gene encoding peptide chain release factor N(5)-glutamine methyltransferase, with product MTITEFKNHFKAELSGLYNDSESAFLCAVFIQKIVGLDSFQQRRLSHQELLIDDEKQLIEVISSLKTGRPYQQILGETEFYGMLFFVDEHVLIPRPETEELLEIAIHTIQRLQHKDQNLKILDIGTGSGVIPLVLKKHFPDAEISSIDFSEKALKTAARNAEHHQLEINFIHGDYLHFELTESYDVIISNPPYIGIEEETEIADSVKEFEPKMALFSPVQDALIFYRKIAEDSKKHLKDNGLLFLEINQKLGTETLELYSPHFSEAQLIKDLSENDRFIVGKK from the coding sequence ATGACAATAACCGAATTCAAAAATCATTTCAAAGCAGAGCTCTCCGGACTTTATAACGATTCGGAAAGTGCTTTTTTATGCGCCGTCTTTATACAGAAAATAGTAGGTTTAGATTCGTTTCAGCAAAGAAGATTATCTCATCAGGAACTTCTTATTGATGATGAAAAACAGCTTATCGAGGTTATTTCGAGCTTAAAAACCGGCAGGCCCTATCAGCAGATTCTTGGGGAAACGGAATTTTATGGAATGTTGTTTTTCGTGGATGAGCATGTATTGATTCCACGTCCTGAAACAGAGGAACTGCTTGAGATTGCGATCCATACAATTCAAAGGTTACAGCATAAAGATCAAAATCTGAAGATCCTGGATATAGGAACCGGAAGCGGGGTAATTCCACTGGTCTTAAAAAAACATTTTCCCGATGCGGAAATTTCATCCATTGATTTTTCTGAAAAGGCTTTGAAAACCGCTGCAAGAAATGCTGAGCATCATCAACTGGAAATTAATTTCATTCATGGAGATTATCTTCATTTCGAATTAACGGAAAGCTATGATGTGATTATTTCCAATCCTCCGTACATAGGAATTGAAGAGGAAACTGAAATCGCTGATTCTGTAAAGGAATTTGAACCTAAAATGGCACTCTTCTCCCCTGTTCAGGATGCTCTGATCTTCTACCGGAAAATTGCGGAAGATTCTAAAAAACATCTGAAAGATAATGGACTTTTATTCTTAGAAATCAACCAAAAATTAGGTACGGAAACACTTGAATTGTACAGCCCTCATTTCTCTGAAGCTCAACTGATCAAAGACTTATCGGAAAATGACCGTTTTATTGTTGGAAAGAAATAA
- a CDS encoding serine hydrolase domain-containing protein produces the protein MRTSILRVLIGFIFILQLSSCKKNSRNLVNEYHADGAFNGSVLVVKNGKTVCDTALGFSNREKKIKLSKKTPIYIASLSKSFTAVSIMLLQQRGLLSYDDKASEYIDLPAYAHNVSIRQLLTHTSGIRDYETVLSEEKGLTNQEVLNWLTNLNKLQFPSGSQFEYSNSGFIILSLIIEKVSKQSYGTFLSENIFIPLGMKNTWVYNSSTAHKNKATGYNKEKQPDDYSILTTGDGGIYSTPEDLYQFDQALRTFKLIDKSNTDLMYTPLRLSGKQQSNYGFGWYIDESEGKKTVNHTGGLNGFRAVFWRDLKNNSCIIALTNQGDAFPVADFLKDMKRTLE, from the coding sequence ATGAGAACATCTATACTCAGGGTATTGATTGGCTTTATTTTTATTCTGCAGCTGTCATCCTGCAAAAAGAATTCCCGTAACTTAGTCAATGAATATCATGCAGATGGGGCGTTTAATGGTTCTGTTTTAGTGGTAAAAAATGGCAAAACAGTTTGTGATACTGCATTAGGATTTAGTAATAGGGAGAAAAAGATAAAGCTGAGTAAAAAAACGCCCATCTATATCGCCTCTTTGAGCAAATCTTTTACAGCTGTTTCAATTATGCTCCTTCAGCAGAGAGGATTGCTGAGTTATGATGACAAAGCATCAGAATATATTGATCTGCCGGCATACGCTCACAATGTAAGCATCAGACAGCTTTTAACTCATACATCGGGAATCCGAGATTATGAAACGGTGCTTTCTGAGGAAAAAGGACTGACGAATCAGGAAGTATTGAACTGGCTAACCAATTTAAACAAGCTGCAATTCCCGTCCGGAAGCCAATTTGAATACAGCAACAGCGGCTTCATTATTCTTTCTTTAATTATTGAAAAAGTTTCTAAACAATCATATGGAACGTTTCTCAGTGAAAACATTTTTATTCCGCTGGGAATGAAAAACACATGGGTATACAACTCTTCAACAGCCCATAAAAATAAAGCAACAGGCTATAACAAAGAAAAGCAACCGGATGATTATTCTATCCTGACAACCGGAGACGGTGGCATCTACTCTACTCCGGAAGATTTGTATCAATTTGACCAGGCATTAAGGACTTTTAAACTGATTGATAAAAGCAATACTGATCTCATGTACACTCCACTCCGACTATCGGGAAAGCAACAGTCCAATTATGGATTCGGATGGTATATTGACGAATCTGAAGGAAAAAAAACGGTGAATCATACCGGCGGTCTGAATGGTTTCAGAGCTGTATTCTGGAGAGATTTAAAGAATAACAGCTGCATCATAGCGCTTACCAATCAGGGAGATGCATTTCCTGTGGCCGATTTTTTAAAAGATATGAAAAGAACCTTAGAATAG
- a CDS encoding DUF4180 domain-containing protein — MQIKSHGINTIKIAEIISDTIIIKSAQDGLDLLGDIYYQGFDKVIMYEKNITPEFFDLKTKIAGDILQKFSNYRVGLAIVGDFEKYESKSIRDFIFESNKTKHINFADTLEDALERLGK, encoded by the coding sequence ATGCAGATCAAATCTCATGGCATCAATACGATAAAAATTGCTGAAATTATATCCGATACAATCATCATCAAATCAGCTCAGGATGGGCTGGATCTTCTTGGAGATATTTATTATCAGGGATTTGATAAAGTCATTATGTATGAAAAAAATATCACTCCTGAATTCTTTGACCTGAAAACGAAAATAGCCGGAGATATTTTACAAAAATTCTCCAATTATCGCGTAGGTCTTGCTATTGTTGGAGATTTTGAAAAGTATGAAAGCAAAAGCATCAGAGATTTCATTTTTGAAAGCAATAAAACAAAGCATATCAACTTTGCTGATACGCTGGAAGATGCATTGGAGAGGCTTGGAAAGTGA
- a CDS encoding NAD-dependent epimerase/dehydratase family protein — MKKIFLTGATGLLGSNTVIKLLQYGYSVTALVRKKSGWMGEENENLKLIEGDLFSDISEHLQDVDIVIHIAAETGQNLLQYEDYKKTNYDATVHLFAQAAAAGAEKFLFVSTANTLGYGISPVLGSEKSPQLYPFTHSYYAQSKLETENYLLRQNRATKVVILNPTFMIGAYDRKPSSGRIIFWTWKKKLVFYPKGGKNFVHAEDAAEGVVQAIENGKSGEKYLLANENLSYKEFFKKINTFTGQTPVMIPIPDAGLAMLGVIGDCMRKLKIKTSLSSPNMKALRIHNFYSNRKSSEELGIRYQPVDKAVEDAICFFEGQK; from the coding sequence ATGAAAAAAATTTTTCTGACCGGAGCCACAGGGCTTCTGGGTTCTAATACTGTTATTAAATTATTACAATATGGTTATTCTGTTACTGCTCTGGTGCGCAAGAAAAGCGGTTGGATGGGCGAAGAAAATGAAAATCTCAAACTCATAGAAGGAGATCTGTTCTCAGATATCTCAGAGCATCTGCAGGATGTAGACATTGTTATTCATATTGCAGCGGAAACGGGTCAGAATCTGTTGCAGTATGAAGATTATAAAAAGACGAATTATGATGCTACCGTTCACTTATTTGCACAGGCAGCAGCTGCCGGAGCAGAAAAATTCCTGTTCGTGAGTACGGCCAATACGCTGGGATATGGAATTTCTCCGGTACTGGGAAGTGAAAAATCTCCGCAGCTCTATCCCTTCACGCATTCTTATTATGCCCAGAGCAAACTGGAAACGGAGAACTATCTTCTCAGACAGAACAGAGCGACGAAGGTTGTGATCCTTAATCCTACTTTTATGATTGGTGCCTATGACCGGAAACCAAGTTCAGGAAGGATTATCTTTTGGACCTGGAAGAAAAAACTTGTGTTCTATCCAAAAGGCGGAAAAAACTTTGTTCATGCAGAAGATGCCGCCGAAGGAGTAGTACAGGCCATTGAAAATGGAAAAAGCGGTGAAAAATATCTTTTAGCCAATGAAAATCTCAGCTACAAAGAATTTTTCAAAAAAATAAACACGTTTACCGGGCAGACCCCCGTAATGATCCCGATTCCGGATGCAGGGCTGGCCATGCTGGGTGTAATAGGAGACTGTATGAGAAAGCTGAAAATAAAGACCAGTTTAAGTTCTCCTAATATGAAGGCATTGAGAATCCATAATTTTTACTCAAACCGGAAATCTTCAGAAGAATTGGGAATCCGATATCAGCCTGTTGATAAAGCAGTTGAAGATGCAATCTGCTTTTTTGAAGGACAAAAATAA
- a CDS encoding SDR family NAD(P)-dependent oxidoreductase: MNTKESYAVVTGASQGLGKAFAENLASKKINVILVSLPGQHLKELAQQLEETYQIKAHYYEVDLSVNENVMKLTEWLNRSFEIHILINNAGLGGTKKFVDASSDYINTILQVNVAATSLITHQLLPNLLRQPKAYILNVSSMAAFSPIGFKTVYPASKTFIHSFSRGLHEELKDTNVCVSVVNPGAMKTNMDVCKRIEKQGVLGKLTLLDPNKVAAYCIRQLFKKDSVIMVNPISWLIMKILPIWIKLPLMTSAIKKEIEA; the protein is encoded by the coding sequence ATGAATACCAAAGAATCATATGCTGTAGTGACGGGAGCAAGTCAGGGACTGGGAAAAGCATTTGCAGAAAATCTGGCAAGTAAAAAGATTAATGTCATTCTGGTAAGCCTTCCGGGTCAGCATTTAAAAGAACTGGCCCAACAGCTTGAAGAGACCTATCAGATCAAAGCTCATTACTATGAAGTAGACCTTTCTGTGAATGAAAATGTCATGAAACTTACAGAATGGCTGAACAGGTCTTTTGAAATTCATATTCTGATCAATAATGCAGGGCTTGGAGGGACTAAAAAATTTGTAGATGCATCATCGGACTATATCAATACAATTCTGCAGGTTAATGTAGCTGCCACATCACTGATTACCCATCAGCTGCTTCCCAACCTTTTAAGACAGCCTAAAGCATATATATTAAATGTATCGAGCATGGCCGCCTTTTCACCGATAGGCTTCAAAACGGTGTATCCGGCTTCCAAAACCTTTATCCATTCATTTTCAAGAGGACTTCATGAAGAGCTTAAAGATACCAACGTATGCGTAAGTGTTGTTAATCCGGGAGCGATGAAAACCAATATGGATGTCTGTAAAAGAATTGAAAAACAAGGTGTTTTAGGGAAATTAACCCTTCTTGATCCTAATAAAGTGGCAGCTTACTGCATCAGGCAACTTTTTAAAAAAGATTCCGTTATCATGGTGAATCCTATAAGCTGGCTGATCATGAAGATTCTGCCCATATGGATTAAACTCCCTCTGATGACCAGTGCTATAAAAAAAGAAATTGAAGCATGA
- a CDS encoding helix-turn-helix domain-containing protein, with amino-acid sequence MNTSELNRFIVVLIYGSLVLLSLLKLSNPLRVNRKANFWFGIFLFLWSSYWLDEVLTLVKESQIEIHSIIAVQVVQFMTPVMFYFSVLFYTNPSFKFKISDLKYLILPFIFLINIVLQRFGGFEDNTVFNFAFIGLILFQALFYTGLSYFTIRKHKKRIQQFSANTEGINLNWLEYITVIIFIINIIYVVYNLSYDSKALNFFINGVFLLVIYFVGYYSLKQKEIYPLEEKQREELISIDENLETEEVKKKLISDNELVKIKNQLEEIMSQQKPYLDSELNLIRLSELLSISTHHLSYVINTGFKKNFFQYVNEYRIGYAKKLLKDSQSKLSILGIAYESGFNSKTSFNTTFKKLTDQTPSEYKNGSGL; translated from the coding sequence ATGAACACATCAGAATTAAACCGTTTTATCGTTGTATTAATCTATGGTTCATTGGTTTTGCTTTCTTTACTGAAACTGTCCAATCCGTTAAGGGTAAACAGAAAAGCCAATTTCTGGTTTGGGATATTCCTATTTTTGTGGTCAAGTTACTGGCTGGATGAAGTACTTACTTTAGTCAAAGAATCCCAGATTGAGATTCATTCCATAATAGCAGTCCAGGTGGTCCAGTTTATGACTCCTGTCATGTTTTATTTCAGTGTGTTATTTTACACCAATCCTTCTTTTAAATTTAAAATTTCGGATCTTAAATACCTTATTCTTCCTTTTATCTTTTTGATTAATATTGTACTGCAGCGTTTTGGAGGATTTGAAGACAATACTGTTTTTAATTTTGCCTTTATTGGCTTAATACTTTTCCAGGCCTTATTCTATACCGGGCTTTCATACTTTACCATTCGAAAACATAAAAAGAGAATTCAGCAGTTTTCTGCTAACACAGAAGGAATTAATCTGAACTGGCTGGAGTATATCACTGTGATTATTTTTATCATCAATATTATATATGTTGTTTATAATCTGTCATATGATTCTAAGGCATTGAATTTTTTCATTAACGGAGTTTTTCTGCTCGTTATTTATTTTGTAGGCTACTATTCTTTAAAACAGAAAGAAATTTATCCTTTGGAAGAAAAACAGCGCGAAGAACTGATCTCTATAGATGAAAACCTTGAAACCGAAGAAGTAAAGAAAAAACTGATCTCAGACAATGAATTAGTCAAGATAAAAAATCAGCTGGAAGAAATCATGAGCCAGCAGAAACCATATCTGGACAGTGAACTCAACCTGATACGGCTTTCTGAGCTCTTGTCCATTTCCACACATCACCTTTCTTATGTAATCAATACAGGATTTAAAAAAAATTTTTTCCAGTATGTTAATGAATACAGAATCGGGTATGCTAAAAAACTTCTCAAAGACTCTCAAAGTAAATTATCGATTTTAGGAATAGCATACGAATCCGGATTCAATTCCAAGACCTCTTTCAATACAACCTTTAAAAAACTGACAGACCAGACACCTTCTGAGTATAAAAATGGTTCAGGTTTATAA
- a CDS encoding rhomboid family intramembrane serine protease yields MNILILFIIITAIISFVAFNKPGITEKYKFSVGPILNRKEYIRLLSSGFLHADIMHLVFNMLTLYFFGPIVIQAFGNIGFAIVYLGSILLGNFLSLYIYQKQPWYSAVGASGGVSGVLFASIAMIPDIGIYIFFIPIAVPGYLFGLLYFGYSVYMMMNPRQQDNIGHAAHLGGAFFGLVFAVVMAPASAMHNALYLGIMSLPLIYLGYEIFVRKRIG; encoded by the coding sequence ATGAATATTCTCATCTTATTTATTATAATTACAGCCATTATCAGTTTTGTTGCATTCAACAAGCCGGGTATTACGGAGAAATATAAATTCAGTGTAGGACCAATTCTCAACAGAAAAGAGTACATCCGTCTCCTTTCTTCAGGATTTCTGCATGCTGATATCATGCATCTTGTGTTCAATATGCTGACCCTGTATTTCTTTGGCCCTATCGTTATTCAGGCTTTCGGTAACATCGGTTTTGCGATTGTATATCTGGGGTCTATATTGCTGGGGAATTTTCTGTCACTTTATATTTATCAGAAACAACCCTGGTATTCTGCTGTAGGAGCCAGTGGAGGCGTTTCAGGAGTATTGTTTGCTTCAATAGCAATGATTCCTGATATTGGAATTTACATTTTCTTTATTCCGATTGCGGTTCCCGGATATCTTTTCGGACTGTTGTATTTCGGTTATTCCGTATATATGATGATGAATCCGAGACAGCAGGATAATATTGGGCATGCTGCACATCTTGGAGGTGCTTTTTTCGGATTGGTTTTTGCTGTGGTCATGGCTCCGGCGAGTGCAATGCATAATGCCCTTTATCTGGGAATTATGTCGCTGCCTTTGATCTATCTGGGCTATGAAATTTTTGTCAGAAAGAGAATCGGATAA
- a CDS encoding DNA gyrase/topoisomerase IV subunit A, translated as MTTEENSHEGESLKKVSGLYKDWFLDYASYVILDRAIPSVYDGLKPVQRRIMHSMRELEDGRYNKVANIVGNTMKYHPHGDASITDAMVQIGQKELLIDTQGNWGNIYTGDSAAAARYIEARLTPFALEVVFNPKTTEWAKSYDGRNNEPIDLPVKFPLLLAQGVEGIGVGLSTKILPHNFNELINASVAHLKGKKFELFPDFLTAGYLDVSEYNDGHRGGKVRARARITHTDKHMLVISELPFSKNTSDLIDSILKANERGKIKIKKIEDNTSDKVEILVHLHNDVSPDKTIDALYAFTDCQVTISPNACVIVGDKPMFMNVSDILKMNTEHTVSLLKKELEIELKELQESWHFSSLERIFIENRIYHDIEEVKSWEEVLKTIDIGLKPHTGHLLRAVTEEDILKLTEIRIKRISRFDLDKFKENIASLEGKIEQVKYNLANLIAYAIDYYLNIQKKYGKDRQRKTELRIFDTIDATKVAVANEKFYANFEEGFIGTSLKKDQYLFDCSDIDDIIIFRKDGTMKVVKVEAKTFVGKDLLSVAIWKKNDKRTVYNMIYREGRDGPYYMKRFSVTAVTRNTDYLLASDKKSSEVLYFSANPNGEAETVTVLLKPNPRIRKNKMEIDFSDLAIKGRDSKGNLVTKYSVKKVDMKEEGVSTLAPRRIWFDDTVRRLNADVRGTLLGSFKGDDRILTINTNGEVKLVSFDLGNRFDDEYLVLEKWKPQQPVICIYYDGEKEMYFIKRFLLENTVNIQTFMPSEHPKSFIENVIVANGASAEIIFAKDKGKDRDAEIIHLDEFITVKGIKAIGNQFTKFKVKTINIAIPEPVEEEPEVYEEPETGDGIVDDDRTVIGDLFETDEPEN; from the coding sequence ATGACGACAGAAGAAAACTCGCATGAAGGGGAGAGCTTGAAAAAAGTCTCCGGACTTTATAAAGACTGGTTTCTGGACTATGCTTCCTATGTAATTCTGGATAGGGCGATCCCTTCGGTCTATGACGGGCTAAAGCCCGTTCAGAGAAGGATCATGCACTCTATGCGGGAGCTGGAAGACGGCCGTTACAACAAAGTTGCCAATATCGTAGGAAATACCATGAAGTACCACCCTCATGGTGATGCTTCTATTACGGATGCTATGGTACAGATCGGCCAGAAAGAACTCTTGATAGACACCCAGGGAAACTGGGGGAATATCTATACCGGAGACTCTGCGGCAGCGGCAAGATATATTGAAGCCAGACTGACTCCCTTCGCTCTGGAAGTAGTTTTTAACCCTAAAACTACGGAATGGGCAAAATCCTATGACGGCAGAAATAACGAGCCTATTGATCTTCCTGTAAAATTCCCGCTGCTTCTTGCACAGGGAGTGGAAGGGATTGGGGTAGGACTTTCTACTAAAATTCTTCCTCATAATTTCAATGAGCTGATCAATGCATCAGTAGCCCATTTAAAAGGAAAGAAATTTGAACTGTTTCCTGACTTTTTAACGGCAGGTTATCTGGATGTTTCAGAATATAACGATGGGCACAGAGGCGGAAAGGTAAGAGCAAGAGCAAGAATTACCCATACCGACAAACATATGTTGGTGATCTCTGAACTTCCTTTTTCAAAAAATACAAGTGACCTGATTGATTCTATTCTGAAGGCCAACGAAAGAGGAAAGATTAAGATCAAAAAAATTGAGGACAATACTTCCGATAAGGTAGAAATCCTTGTCCATCTTCATAATGATGTTTCTCCGGACAAGACGATTGACGCATTATATGCCTTTACGGACTGTCAGGTGACGATTTCTCCGAATGCCTGTGTGATTGTAGGAGATAAGCCAATGTTCATGAATGTTTCCGATATTCTGAAAATGAACACGGAACACACCGTTTCACTGCTTAAAAAGGAGCTTGAAATAGAACTTAAAGAACTTCAGGAAAGCTGGCATTTCTCTTCACTGGAAAGAATTTTCATAGAAAACAGAATCTACCACGATATTGAAGAAGTAAAAAGCTGGGAAGAAGTACTGAAAACCATTGATATTGGTTTAAAACCCCATACCGGACATCTTTTAAGAGCTGTAACGGAAGAGGATATTTTAAAACTGACTGAGATCCGAATCAAAAGGATTTCAAGATTTGATTTAGATAAATTTAAAGAAAATATAGCATCGCTTGAAGGTAAAATTGAACAGGTAAAATATAACCTGGCCAATCTGATTGCTTATGCGATTGATTATTATTTAAACATTCAGAAGAAATACGGAAAAGACAGACAGAGAAAAACTGAACTTAGAATCTTTGACACTATTGATGCTACAAAAGTAGCTGTAGCCAATGAAAAATTCTATGCCAATTTTGAAGAAGGCTTTATCGGAACCTCACTGAAAAAAGACCAGTATCTGTTTGACTGCTCGGATATTGATGATATCATCATATTCAGAAAGGATGGAACGATGAAAGTCGTGAAGGTAGAAGCAAAAACGTTCGTGGGAAAAGATCTCCTAAGCGTTGCGATATGGAAAAAGAACGACAAAAGAACGGTTTACAATATGATCTACCGCGAGGGTAGAGACGGACCTTACTATATGAAGCGTTTTTCTGTAACAGCGGTGACAAGAAATACAGATTATCTGCTGGCTTCAGATAAAAAAAGCTCGGAAGTACTGTATTTCTCTGCTAATCCTAACGGAGAAGCAGAAACAGTAACGGTACTGTTAAAACCGAATCCAAGAATCAGGAAAAATAAAATGGAGATAGATTTCTCCGATCTTGCGATCAAGGGAAGAGATTCCAAAGGAAATCTGGTGACCAAATATTCCGTGAAAAAGGTAGATATGAAAGAGGAAGGTGTTTCTACACTGGCCCCTAGAAGAATCTGGTTCGATGATACGGTAAGAAGACTTAATGCAGATGTCAGAGGAACTCTTTTAGGAAGTTTTAAAGGAGATGACAGGATTCTGACCATCAATACCAACGGCGAAGTGAAGCTGGTTTCTTTTGATCTGGGTAACCGTTTTGATGACGAATATCTGGTATTGGAAAAATGGAAGCCGCAGCAGCCCGTTATCTGTATCTACTACGACGGAGAAAAAGAGATGTATTTTATCAAGAGATTCCTGCTGGAAAACACCGTGAATATACAGACATTCATGCCTTCGGAACATCCAAAATCATTTATTGAAAATGTGATTGTAGCGAACGGTGCTTCAGCGGAGATTATTTTTGCTAAAGATAAAGGCAAAGACCGTGATGCTGAAATCATACACCTTGATGAATTTATTACCGTAAAAGGAATAAAAGCGATAGGGAACCAGTTTACAAAATTTAAAGTCAAAACAATCAATATCGCGATCCCTGAACCTGTAGAAGAAGAACCGGAAGTATATGAAGAGCCGGAAACCGGAGACGGTATTGTGGATGATGACCGAACTGTGATCGGTGATCTGTTTGAAACCGATGAACCCGAAAATTAA